In Luteitalea sp. TBR-22, one genomic interval encodes:
- a CDS encoding sensor histidine kinase KdpD yields MTSPGRAVYPHQAGDITALWQPAADGAVVALIAGPRFRSRTWLAPLGTPAGLDVTFVNPDLRHTRTASGADTPLLRRAAADTGLPWTLVFADAPATSGSEDDGARRTVILAGLGLLMVVVASGAVIVARGVAHELEVARLQSDFVSAVSHEFRTPLTSLQQFTELLNDAPEPPSEKRRLFYLAQARAVGRLQHLVETLLDFGRMEAGAYTYRMTRVAVETLVTAVVHTFRRDGAPTDFVVGCRIDPACGDVVADDEALGRALRNLLENAVKYSGDGRRIDVLAERVGDTVAISVRDEGLGVPHAEQSRIFTKFVRGASSRTYGINGSGIGLAMVREIVRAHDGDITVESDGRRGSTFTVRLPAAQAATDDCARDRVS; encoded by the coding sequence ATGACGTCGCCGGGCCGCGCGGTGTACCCGCACCAGGCTGGCGACATCACCGCACTGTGGCAGCCAGCAGCAGATGGCGCCGTCGTCGCGTTGATCGCGGGGCCTCGCTTCCGGTCGCGTACATGGCTGGCTCCGCTCGGGACGCCCGCGGGACTCGACGTGACGTTCGTGAATCCCGACCTCAGGCACACGCGGACCGCGTCAGGCGCAGACACCCCGCTGCTGCGTCGCGCGGCGGCGGACACCGGTCTCCCGTGGACGCTCGTGTTCGCCGATGCGCCTGCGACGTCAGGCTCCGAAGACGACGGCGCACGGCGAACCGTGATCCTCGCCGGGCTTGGCCTGCTGATGGTGGTGGTCGCCTCCGGCGCCGTCATCGTGGCGCGCGGGGTCGCACACGAACTCGAGGTCGCGCGCCTGCAGTCGGACTTCGTATCGGCCGTGTCGCACGAGTTCCGCACGCCCCTCACGTCGCTGCAGCAGTTCACCGAACTCCTCAACGACGCGCCGGAGCCCCCGAGCGAGAAGCGCCGCCTCTTCTACCTGGCGCAGGCGCGGGCCGTGGGTCGGCTGCAGCACCTCGTCGAGACGCTCCTCGATTTCGGGCGCATGGAGGCCGGCGCCTACACGTACCGGATGACGCGGGTGGCCGTGGAGACGCTGGTGACCGCCGTCGTGCACACCTTCAGGCGAGATGGTGCGCCCACGGACTTCGTGGTCGGGTGCCGGATCGACCCTGCCTGCGGTGACGTCGTCGCCGATGACGAGGCCCTCGGTCGTGCCCTGCGCAACCTGCTGGAGAACGCCGTGAAGTACTCCGGGGACGGCCGCCGCATCGACGTCCTGGCCGAACGCGTCGGCGACACCGTGGCGATCAGCGTGCGCGACGAGGGCCTCGGCGTGCCGCACGCCGAGCAGTCGAGGATCTTCACGAAGTTCGTGCGCGGCGCCTCCAGCCGCACCTATGGCATCAATGGCAGTGGCATCGGCCTGGCCATGGTGCGCGAGATCGTCCGCGCGCACGATGGCGACATCACCGTCGAGAGCGATGGCCGTCGCGGCAGTACGTTCACGGTGCGGCTACCGGCGGCGCAGGCCGCCACGGATGACTGCGCGAGGGATCGAGTGTCATGA